A window of the Rhodoluna limnophila genome harbors these coding sequences:
- the ribD gene encoding bifunctional diaminohydroxyphosphoribosylaminopyrimidine deaminase/5-amino-6-(5-phosphoribosylamino)uracil reductase RibD, translating into MTNANYEAAMTRALELALLGPAFGVNPQVGAVILNAAGEIVAEGWHQGSGTDHAEVAALKNLIQNGQSAAGLTAVVTLEPCNHTGVTGPCAQALIEAGIARVIYASSDPGDASGGGAETLRNAGVEVIAGVLKNQADDQNRVWLTSAKLGRPYVTLKWASSLDGRSAAADGTSKWISGSESRIDAHRRRSELDAILVGTSTVIKDNPELTARKPDGSLYEHQPLRVVLGETDLGTDYRIFNDDAPTVQYRTHSIHGILAELKARGVKHLMVEGGPKVASAFIKLNLVDEFITYLAPMLIGGPRTSVSEIAVGTMAEAKELSFVEVKPLGQDLFIRSVPKGN; encoded by the coding sequence ATGACCAACGCAAATTACGAAGCAGCGATGACTCGCGCGCTTGAACTTGCGCTACTCGGACCAGCCTTTGGCGTAAACCCGCAGGTGGGTGCCGTGATCTTGAACGCCGCCGGTGAAATTGTGGCCGAGGGTTGGCATCAGGGCTCTGGCACAGACCACGCTGAAGTTGCCGCTCTCAAAAATTTGATTCAAAACGGGCAATCTGCCGCAGGGCTAACCGCAGTGGTAACCCTTGAGCCATGCAACCACACCGGTGTAACTGGCCCATGCGCCCAGGCTCTTATCGAAGCAGGTATTGCCCGCGTAATTTACGCGTCTAGCGACCCGGGCGATGCCTCTGGCGGAGGTGCCGAGACTTTGAGAAATGCCGGTGTTGAGGTTATCGCCGGGGTGCTGAAAAACCAGGCTGACGACCAAAACCGGGTTTGGCTAACCTCAGCAAAACTTGGCCGCCCATACGTGACTCTAAAGTGGGCCAGCAGCCTTGATGGCCGCAGTGCAGCCGCCGACGGCACCAGTAAATGGATTAGTGGTTCGGAATCACGAATCGATGCTCACCGCCGCCGTTCTGAACTAGATGCAATTTTGGTGGGCACCTCAACAGTCATCAAAGACAACCCAGAGCTAACCGCCCGCAAGCCAGATGGCTCACTTTACGAGCACCAGCCTCTTCGTGTGGTGCTTGGCGAGACCGACTTGGGCACCGACTACCGAATTTTCAACGATGATGCCCCGACTGTGCAGTACCGAACCCACTCGATTCACGGAATTTTGGCCGAGCTAAAAGCCCGAGGCGTAAAGCACCTGATGGTTGAGGGCGGACCAAAGGTGGCCAGCGCCTTTATCAAGCTGAACCTGGTCGATGAATTCATCACCTACCTGGCCCCAATGCTTATTGGCGGACCAAGAACGTCGGTTTCTGAAATTGCCGTTGGCACCATGGCTGAAGCTAAAGAACTTTCATTTGTTGAGGTAAAACCACTTGGTCAAGACCTCTTTATCCGATCTGTACCGAAGGGAAACTAA
- the trpS gene encoding tryptophan--tRNA ligase — protein sequence MTKPNLLSGMQPSAGSLHLGNYLGALVNWTKMQDDYNAFYCVVDLHAITVPQDPAQLRQNTRVTAAQYLAAGIDENKSALFVQSHVPAHAQLAWVLMTLTGFGEAGRMTQFKDKSQKNGADSASVGLFTYPVLQAADILLYQPKAVPVGEDQRQHLELTRDLANRFNSRFGETFVIPEAVILKDTAKIYDLQNPEAKMSKSGDPKGLVNIMDESNVILKKIKSAVTDNDGVVRFDRVTKPGVSNLLGIHSAISGQSIDSLVAHFDGKGYGDLKGEVAEVVLGAVEPIRTRANELLTDPAELDRLLVQGAAKANELAEKTLGIVYDRIGFIPAGR from the coding sequence ATGACTAAACCAAACCTGCTTTCTGGAATGCAGCCTTCGGCTGGATCTCTTCACCTCGGAAATTATCTGGGTGCTTTGGTCAACTGGACCAAGATGCAGGATGACTACAACGCTTTTTACTGCGTGGTTGACCTGCACGCCATCACGGTTCCGCAGGACCCTGCCCAGTTGCGCCAGAACACTCGTGTCACAGCGGCACAGTACCTAGCCGCAGGCATCGATGAAAATAAGTCGGCGCTGTTTGTTCAGTCACATGTTCCGGCCCACGCTCAGTTGGCCTGGGTGCTCATGACTCTTACCGGTTTTGGTGAGGCCGGCCGCATGACTCAGTTCAAAGACAAGTCACAAAAGAACGGTGCCGATTCAGCATCGGTAGGCCTGTTTACCTATCCGGTCCTGCAGGCAGCCGACATCCTGCTGTATCAGCCAAAGGCAGTGCCGGTTGGCGAGGACCAGCGTCAGCACCTTGAGTTGACGCGTGATCTAGCAAACCGATTCAATTCAAGATTCGGCGAAACCTTTGTGATTCCAGAAGCGGTAATTCTCAAAGACACTGCAAAAATTTACGACTTGCAAAACCCTGAGGCCAAGATGTCGAAGTCTGGTGACCCAAAGGGCCTAGTCAACATCATGGATGAGTCGAACGTGATTCTGAAGAAAATCAAGAGCGCAGTTACTGACAACGATGGAGTCGTGCGCTTTGATCGTGTGACCAAACCAGGTGTCTCGAACCTATTGGGCATTCACTCGGCAATTTCAGGCCAGAGCATCGACTCTCTCGTTGCCCACTTTGATGGCAAGGGTTACGGAGACCTAAAGGGAGAGGTCGCCGAGGTTGTCCTGGGTGCGGTAGAACCTATTCGCACTCGCGCAAATGAGCTTTTGACCGATCCTGCCGAGCTGGACCGCCTTTTGGTACAGGGTGCAGCCAAAGCAAATGAACTTGCTGAGAAGACCTTGGGAATTGTTTATGACCGAATTGGGTTTATTCCTGCAGGGCGTTAG
- a CDS encoding riboflavin synthase produces the protein MFTGIVEELGKVRSIEVLEDALRLTIEGPTVVSDVKRGDSIAVSGTCLTAVEFDSETFTADVMQETLRLTSLNGIKVGDPVNLERAMTAATRFGGHVVQGHVDGVGEIISRQASENWEWVRVSIPEQLMKYVVLKGSITIDGVSLTVNEVGNNWIGLSLIPETLALTTLGSKKPGDKVNVEADVMAKHIERLLEARNI, from the coding sequence ATGTTTACCGGAATTGTTGAAGAGCTTGGAAAAGTTCGCTCCATCGAGGTTCTTGAGGATGCACTGCGACTTACCATCGAGGGTCCGACTGTAGTCTCAGACGTCAAGCGCGGAGACTCCATCGCAGTCAGCGGCACCTGCCTGACCGCAGTTGAGTTTGATTCTGAAACCTTCACCGCCGATGTCATGCAAGAGACCCTGCGCCTAACCAGCCTGAACGGCATCAAAGTGGGCGACCCAGTAAACCTTGAGCGCGCAATGACTGCAGCCACCCGATTTGGGGGCCACGTGGTTCAGGGTCACGTAGATGGCGTCGGCGAAATTATTTCTCGTCAGGCATCAGAAAACTGGGAGTGGGTTCGCGTTTCGATTCCAGAGCAGTTGATGAAGTACGTAGTGCTCAAGGGCTCGATCACCATCGATGGAGTTTCGCTAACCGTAAACGAGGTTGGCAATAACTGGATTGGGCTGAGCCTGATTCCTGAGACCTTGGCCCTAACCACCCTGGGCAGCAAAAAACCGGGTGACAAAGTAAACGTCGAGGCCGATGTGATGGCAAAACACATCGAACGCCTTCTTGAAGCGAGGAACATCTAA
- a CDS encoding ABC transporter ATP-binding protein, with amino-acid sequence MFRGRPGNRGSAGYNEHDKNGPKAKFSQLVPYLLEHKPALWLATALSVVGAAISLAQPLVVGQVITAVQNGDDLGPLVAILVAVILGSAVLGGLMYYVLAKAGEGVVLSARQKLAHRLLRLPIFEYDLRRTGDLVSRVGSDTTLLRAVLTQGLIDAVGGILIFVGSLIAMAIIDPVLLGLTLIMVVFAIAAISVTARQVRSATTKAQQRVGDMAAAVERALSAVRTIRAARAEVRESNLIASDAKEAFVQGVKIAKINAMITPIAGLAMNGAFIVVLGVGGFRVATGSTSVASLITFILLMFQMIRPLGQAFAAYTSVQSGLGALARIEEILQVPVEESDLETKNAAKVVAVNDTAIEFENVSFGYVGQAANGESVHATQDTEIPENRQVLHDVSFKIQRGSRIALVGPSGSGKSTIFSLIERFYEPTGGMILMDGQAVTTISRAALRAQIGYVEQDAPVLAGSIRANLTIGAPDATDEQLTQVLEEVNLTEVLERDAKGLDAEVGESGVMLSGGERQRLAIARALLSAPPILLLDESTSALDGLNEQRMRDAIDAVAKNRTLIVIAHRLSTVVDSDQIIVLDHGKVVGIGTHSELVASTPLYKKLAKQQLLV; translated from the coding sequence ATGTTTAGAGGCCGACCAGGCAACCGCGGATCCGCCGGCTACAACGAGCACGACAAGAACGGACCAAAAGCCAAGTTTTCACAATTGGTGCCATACCTGCTTGAGCACAAGCCAGCACTTTGGTTGGCTACTGCCCTATCTGTGGTTGGTGCGGCCATCAGCCTGGCTCAGCCTTTGGTGGTCGGCCAGGTAATCACCGCGGTTCAAAACGGAGATGACCTCGGTCCGCTGGTGGCCATCTTGGTGGCAGTGATTTTGGGCAGCGCGGTGCTCGGTGGCCTGATGTACTACGTGCTGGCTAAAGCTGGCGAGGGCGTTGTGCTTTCGGCACGGCAAAAGCTGGCCCACCGCTTGCTGCGTCTTCCGATTTTTGAGTATGACCTGCGCCGAACCGGAGACTTGGTTTCTAGAGTCGGTTCTGACACCACCCTGCTGCGCGCGGTTCTGACTCAGGGTCTCATCGACGCCGTCGGTGGCATTTTGATTTTTGTCGGCTCCCTGATTGCGATGGCGATCATCGACCCGGTCCTGCTTGGCCTAACCCTCATCATGGTGGTTTTTGCAATCGCAGCAATCTCGGTCACTGCGCGCCAGGTGCGATCGGCAACCACCAAAGCCCAGCAGCGGGTTGGTGACATGGCTGCAGCGGTTGAGCGTGCACTGAGCGCGGTTAGAACAATTCGCGCGGCACGAGCCGAGGTTCGCGAGAGCAACCTGATTGCCTCTGACGCCAAAGAAGCATTTGTTCAGGGCGTTAAGATTGCCAAAATCAACGCCATGATTACCCCGATAGCCGGCCTGGCTATGAACGGTGCCTTCATCGTTGTTCTCGGCGTGGGTGGTTTCAGAGTTGCCACCGGCAGCACATCGGTGGCCAGCTTGATTACTTTTATCCTGTTGATGTTCCAAATGATTCGCCCACTCGGCCAGGCTTTTGCGGCCTACACATCGGTGCAATCTGGCTTGGGCGCACTGGCCCGCATCGAAGAAATTTTGCAGGTTCCGGTCGAAGAGTCTGACCTTGAAACCAAAAACGCAGCCAAGGTTGTGGCCGTAAACGACACCGCCATCGAATTTGAAAACGTGTCATTTGGTTATGTTGGTCAGGCCGCAAATGGCGAGAGTGTTCACGCCACCCAAGACACCGAGATTCCTGAAAATCGTCAGGTGCTGCACGATGTTAGCTTCAAGATTCAGCGCGGTTCAAGAATTGCTCTGGTTGGCCCATCGGGTTCAGGCAAATCAACAATCTTCTCGTTGATCGAGCGTTTTTACGAACCAACCGGCGGCATGATTTTGATGGATGGCCAAGCGGTGACCACCATCAGCCGTGCAGCTCTCCGGGCACAGATTGGTTATGTCGAGCAGGATGCTCCGGTGCTAGCTGGTTCGATTCGCGCCAACCTCACCATCGGTGCGCCAGATGCAACCGATGAGCAGTTGACGCAGGTTCTTGAAGAAGTAAACCTAACCGAGGTTCTCGAGCGTGACGCCAAGGGTCTTGATGCTGAGGTCGGCGAAAGCGGTGTGATGCTTTCAGGTGGTGAGCGCCAGCGGTTGGCAATTGCCCGTGCCCTATTGTCAGCCCCACCAATCCTGTTGCTTGATGAATCAACTTCAGCGCTGGATGGATTGAACGAACAGCGCATGCGCGATGCTATCGACGCTGTGGCTAAAAACCGTACGCTAATTGTGATTGCTCACCGTCTATCAACAGTGGTCGACAGCGATCAGATTATTGTTTTGGACCACGGCAAGGTTGTCGGAATTGGAACCCACAGTGAGCTGGTTGCCTCGACACCGCTCTACAAAAAGCTAGCTAAGCAACAGTTGCTGGTTTAG
- a CDS encoding bifunctional methylenetetrahydrofolate dehydrogenase/methenyltetrahydrofolate cyclohydrolase → MTAIKLDGLATAKAIKAELAERVIELKKKGVTPGLGTLLVGDDPGSHSYVAGKHRDCAEVGIHSIRVDLPATASAADVRAAIRDLNDANDVTGYIVQLPLPLGLDTNEMLELIDPSKDADGLHPTNLGRLVLGVSGELTSPLPCTPAGIVELLSRYDVPTRGAEVAVIGRGVTVGRPLGLLMTRKGIDSTVTLLHSASRDLEQAVKRADIVVAALGVAHFVQPEWIKPGAAVMDVGITRVEATGPDDKARLVGDVDPRVAEVAGFMSPNPGGVGPMTRAMLVKNVVDAASRF, encoded by the coding sequence ATGACTGCAATCAAACTTGACGGTCTAGCAACAGCAAAGGCCATCAAGGCTGAACTTGCAGAGCGAGTAATTGAGCTAAAGAAAAAGGGCGTTACCCCTGGTTTAGGTACGCTTTTGGTTGGCGACGACCCAGGCTCACACTCTTACGTTGCTGGCAAGCACCGTGACTGCGCTGAAGTCGGCATCCACTCCATCAGAGTTGACCTGCCAGCCACAGCCAGTGCGGCCGATGTCCGCGCGGCGATCCGTGATCTCAATGACGCGAATGATGTCACCGGATACATTGTTCAGTTGCCTTTGCCGCTTGGCCTAGACACCAACGAAATGTTGGAGTTGATTGACCCGTCTAAAGACGCTGATGGTTTGCACCCAACCAACCTGGGCCGCCTAGTTCTTGGAGTCTCGGGTGAACTAACCTCACCGCTTCCATGCACGCCGGCCGGAATCGTTGAACTGCTATCTCGCTACGACGTACCAACTCGAGGTGCCGAAGTTGCCGTTATTGGCCGCGGTGTCACAGTTGGTCGACCACTTGGCCTCTTGATGACTCGCAAGGGCATTGACTCGACCGTCACGCTGCTGCACTCTGCAAGCCGCGACCTAGAGCAGGCCGTCAAGCGCGCTGACATTGTGGTTGCAGCATTGGGTGTTGCTCACTTTGTTCAGCCAGAGTGGATCAAGCCGGGTGCAGCTGTGATGGATGTTGGCATTACTCGCGTTGAAGCAACCGGCCCAGATGACAAAGCGCGTTTGGTTGGCGATGTTGACCCTCGCGTTGCCGAAGTTGCCGGATTTATGTCGCCAAACCCTGGTGGCGTTGGTCCGATGACTCGTGCGATGCTGGTCAAAAACGTGGTTGACGCAGCCAGCCGCTTCTAA
- the ribA gene encoding GTP cyclohydrolase II, whose amino-acid sequence MPISTIEAALDALRAGKPILVADDENRENEGDAVMAAEFATAEWVAWFVNHTSGYLCAPMTEQIANRLELPLMTTTNQDRHRTQYTISVDAAEGVTTGISAADRAKTLQVLGAINAAPSDLIRPGHVIPLRAHHEGVLARPGHTEATVDLLKLAGLNPVGLIAEMVETDGSMTRFDKLLEIGEREGLEVITVNQLVEYRKDLLEFNAERPNNRIRLEAEAKLPTTHGEFKVRGYYDIKTTADHVAIIAGNPTGDDVLVRMHSECITGEAFGSLKCECGPQLDFALDEIAHDPAGGIVIYLRGQEGRGIGLLNKLKAYALQDTGLDTVDANLALGLPSENREYGAAVAILRDLGVTSVRLMTNNPAKSGYLEEAGIPVNSFVPVIVGQATQNEQYLETKRARMGHLIPEVKA is encoded by the coding sequence ATGCCTATTTCAACTATCGAAGCAGCACTAGACGCTCTTCGCGCCGGCAAGCCAATCTTGGTAGCCGACGATGAGAACCGCGAAAACGAAGGCGATGCCGTAATGGCTGCTGAGTTTGCCACAGCCGAGTGGGTTGCTTGGTTCGTGAACCACACATCTGGCTACCTATGCGCACCGATGACCGAGCAGATTGCCAACCGCTTGGAATTGCCGCTAATGACCACGACCAACCAGGACCGCCACCGCACCCAGTACACCATCTCGGTTGATGCTGCCGAAGGCGTGACCACTGGCATCAGTGCCGCTGACCGCGCGAAGACCCTACAGGTGTTGGGTGCAATCAATGCTGCACCGAGTGATTTGATTCGCCCAGGTCACGTGATTCCACTTCGCGCACACCACGAAGGCGTTTTGGCTCGCCCGGGTCACACTGAGGCCACCGTTGACCTATTGAAGCTTGCTGGCCTGAACCCGGTTGGCTTGATTGCTGAAATGGTCGAGACTGACGGCAGCATGACCCGCTTCGACAAACTACTTGAGATTGGCGAGCGCGAGGGCCTTGAGGTAATCACAGTTAATCAGCTGGTTGAGTACCGTAAGGACCTGCTGGAATTTAACGCCGAACGCCCAAACAACCGTATTCGCCTAGAGGCCGAAGCCAAGCTTCCGACCACCCACGGTGAATTCAAGGTTCGCGGTTACTACGACATCAAGACCACTGCCGACCACGTTGCCATCATCGCCGGCAACCCAACCGGTGACGATGTTTTGGTTCGTATGCACAGTGAGTGCATTACCGGTGAGGCTTTCGGATCTCTCAAGTGTGAATGCGGACCGCAGCTTGATTTTGCACTTGATGAAATTGCTCACGACCCTGCCGGTGGCATTGTCATCTACCTGCGCGGCCAAGAGGGTCGCGGTATTGGCCTGTTGAACAAGCTAAAGGCGTACGCGCTTCAGGACACCGGCCTTGACACCGTTGACGCAAACCTTGCCCTGGGCCTACCTAGCGAGAACCGCGAGTACGGCGCTGCCGTGGCAATTTTGCGCGACCTGGGTGTGACCAGCGTGCGATTGATGACCAACAACCCGGCCAAGAGCGGTTACCTTGAAGAGGCCGGGATTCCGGTGAACTCTTTTGTGCCGGTTATCGTTGGCCAAGCAACTCAGAACGAACAGTATTTAGAAACCAAACGTGCCCGCATGGGTCACCTAATTCCGGAGGTAAAAGCATGA
- a CDS encoding ABC transporter permease, which produces MMTVVDVKKTRRWAWWQVTEYRLVQISKWWTSVLLFGVGNPVLYLFSIGLGVGALVQANSGGAGVDGVPYLTFLAPALLATAAIQGAQDEATFPVVHGFVWGKNFYSINSTPTTGTDIANGVMAVAVIRTFVTTGLYAIVLVLFNATTLERVIPMYFVACIAALCYASVMLAASAFVKIDGNFFEIIQRLIIMPMFMFSGTFFPLENMPIYLQVFGWISPLWHATNLGRAISYGHEIPSWLLIVHIFYLGAMAVVGLKIAYRQFSKRLEQ; this is translated from the coding sequence ATGATGACTGTCGTTGATGTAAAAAAGACCAGGCGATGGGCCTGGTGGCAGGTTACCGAGTATCGCTTGGTTCAAATCAGTAAGTGGTGGACCTCAGTCTTGCTCTTCGGAGTGGGCAACCCGGTTCTGTACCTATTCTCAATTGGACTTGGTGTTGGAGCACTGGTTCAGGCCAACTCGGGTGGTGCCGGTGTAGACGGGGTACCGTACCTAACTTTCTTGGCTCCCGCGCTGCTGGCTACCGCAGCCATCCAGGGCGCACAGGATGAAGCAACATTTCCGGTCGTGCACGGGTTTGTCTGGGGCAAGAATTTTTACTCGATAAATTCAACGCCAACCACCGGCACTGACATTGCAAATGGAGTTATGGCCGTTGCGGTTATCCGCACGTTTGTCACCACTGGCCTCTACGCCATCGTTCTGGTCTTATTCAACGCAACCACCCTCGAGCGGGTTATTCCGATGTACTTTGTGGCCTGCATCGCGGCGCTTTGCTACGCATCGGTCATGCTCGCAGCCAGTGCATTCGTAAAAATCGACGGCAACTTTTTCGAGATTATCCAGAGACTAATCATCATGCCGATGTTCATGTTCTCGGGTACCTTCTTCCCGCTAGAGAACATGCCGATTTACCTTCAGGTGTTTGGCTGGATATCTCCGCTGTGGCACGCAACCAATTTGGGTCGAGCCATTAGCTACGGTCATGAGATTCCGAGCTGGCTACTCATCGTTCACATCTTTTATCTGGGTGCCATGGCCGTTGTTGGCCTAAAAATTGCCTACCGTCAATTCAGTAAGAGGTTGGAACAATGA
- a CDS encoding ABC transporter permease, with protein MSLVNTIATSAVSIAERRSSRFGSNAYAGRSHVILERGFTALRRSNWFSFASGFLEPVFFLLSFGFGVGQLVGGITDGSGNSIPYAAYIAPALLATSAMNGAIFDSTWNVFFKMHFAHLYETILATSLGALDVALGEISWALWRGAMYASAFLLIMWPAGLLTTPWAILAVFGAVFIAFGFASFGMAITSYLKSFQQMQWINFFLMPMFLFSGTFFPLTTYPDWLQLAIKALPLWHGIELERALMLGNFSVDLLGHIAYFVVMIIIGLVFTTNRLNKVFLS; from the coding sequence ATGAGCCTGGTAAACACCATCGCAACCAGTGCCGTGAGCATCGCCGAGCGCAGATCAAGCCGGTTTGGTTCTAACGCCTACGCCGGTCGCAGTCACGTAATTTTGGAGCGCGGATTCACCGCTCTTCGCCGCTCAAACTGGTTCAGTTTTGCTTCCGGATTCTTAGAGCCGGTTTTCTTTTTGCTGTCCTTCGGTTTTGGTGTTGGGCAGTTGGTGGGTGGTATCACCGATGGTTCCGGCAACTCGATTCCATACGCTGCCTACATTGCACCGGCTCTGCTGGCCACCTCAGCTATGAACGGCGCCATATTTGACTCAACCTGGAATGTGTTTTTCAAAATGCATTTTGCGCACCTTTACGAGACAATTTTGGCCACTTCGTTAGGGGCCTTGGATGTTGCGCTTGGTGAGATCAGTTGGGCACTTTGGCGCGGTGCCATGTATGCCTCTGCCTTCTTGCTGATTATGTGGCCGGCCGGCCTCCTCACCACCCCGTGGGCCATCCTTGCTGTTTTCGGCGCGGTGTTCATCGCCTTCGGTTTTGCTTCTTTCGGTATGGCAATTACCTCGTACCTCAAGTCATTTCAGCAGATGCAGTGGATCAACTTTTTCCTCATGCCAATGTTCTTGTTTTCTGGCACCTTCTTTCCGCTAACCACCTACCCAGATTGGTTGCAGCTGGCCATCAAGGCTCTGCCGCTCTGGCACGGCATTGAGCTGGAGAGAGCACTGATGCTTGGCAATTTCAGCGTCGACCTTCTGGGGCACATTGCCTACTTTGTGGTGATGATCATCATCGGGTTGGTGTTTACCACCAATCGCCTAAACAAGGTTTTCCTAAGCTAG
- a CDS encoding exodeoxyribonuclease III, whose protein sequence is MSLKVATVNVNGVRAAFKKGMADWLVANQDIDVIALQEVRAETKDLVELFEANPPANGSWHFLHDAASAKGRAGVAIVSKIAPIAHRTELGPDDFDSAGRWLEADFDIDGTPVTVISTYVHSGEVDTPKQVEKYKFLEAMTSRMNDLITSGAKAVVVGDLNVGHTELDIKNWKGNLKNAGFLPAERAYFDTMMGEQGWVDVGRAAHPDVAGPYTWWSYRGQAFDTDAGWRIDYHLATPALAAGASNYLVHRAASYDTRWTDHSPVVVDYAI, encoded by the coding sequence GTGTCACTAAAAGTTGCGACGGTAAACGTCAACGGTGTTCGTGCTGCCTTCAAGAAGGGCATGGCAGACTGGTTGGTTGCCAACCAAGACATCGATGTAATTGCACTTCAAGAGGTGCGCGCCGAGACTAAAGACCTGGTCGAGCTATTTGAAGCTAACCCGCCGGCAAACGGCAGCTGGCACTTTTTGCACGATGCGGCGAGCGCAAAGGGCCGCGCCGGCGTTGCCATTGTGAGCAAAATTGCACCGATTGCCCACCGCACCGAGTTGGGCCCAGATGACTTTGATTCAGCCGGCCGCTGGCTTGAAGCAGACTTTGACATCGATGGCACCCCGGTTACCGTAATCAGCACCTATGTGCACTCGGGCGAGGTTGACACCCCAAAGCAGGTTGAAAAGTACAAGTTTCTTGAGGCCATGACCAGCCGAATGAACGACTTAATCACCTCGGGCGCCAAGGCAGTTGTGGTTGGCGACCTGAACGTTGGCCACACCGAGCTGGACATCAAGAACTGGAAAGGCAACCTCAAAAACGCAGGCTTTTTGCCGGCGGAGCGTGCCTACTTTGACACCATGATGGGCGAGCAGGGCTGGGTTGATGTTGGCCGTGCCGCTCACCCAGATGTGGCTGGCCCATACACCTGGTGGTCATACCGCGGACAGGCGTTCGACACCGATGCCGGCTGGAGAATTGACTACCACCTGGCAACCCCGGCCCTAGCGGCGGGGGCCAGCAACTACCTGGTGCACCGAGCCGCCTCTTATGACACTCGCTGGACCGACCACTCCCCTGTGGTTGTTGACTACGCCATTTAG
- a CDS encoding ABC transporter ATP-binding protein, producing the protein MADEILIKAVGLTKSYGDFIAVDGIDIEVRRGEAFGLLGPNGAGKSTTMRMISTTSQRTSGELTILGKDPAKKGPEIRAHLGVVPQQDNLDRELSVYENLMTYGRFFGLPRKYLKSKVLELLDFAQLADKAKNKTDELSGGMKRRLTIARGLVNSPEIFLLDEPTTGLDPQARHILWDRLFRLKEQGVTLVITTHYMDEAEQLCDRLIVMDKGKIMAEGSPADLIKRYATKEVLEVRFGSDKNAIAAETISQLGRRMEVLPDRVLVYSENGEHDLQQIIELGLEPLTSLVRRSSLEDVFLRLTGRTLID; encoded by the coding sequence TTGGCAGACGAAATTTTGATTAAAGCGGTTGGCCTGACCAAGAGCTATGGCGACTTCATCGCAGTTGATGGCATTGACATTGAAGTTAGGCGCGGCGAGGCGTTTGGCTTGCTTGGGCCAAACGGTGCCGGTAAATCTACAACCATGAGGATGATCTCGACCACATCGCAGCGCACCTCAGGTGAGCTAACAATTTTGGGCAAGGACCCAGCCAAAAAGGGTCCAGAAATTCGCGCTCACCTTGGAGTTGTCCCGCAGCAAGACAACCTTGATCGCGAACTCAGCGTTTATGAAAACCTCATGACCTATGGCCGATTCTTTGGTCTGCCGCGCAAGTACCTGAAAAGCAAAGTGCTCGAGCTCCTAGATTTTGCGCAGCTAGCCGACAAGGCCAAGAACAAGACCGATGAGCTCTCGGGCGGCATGAAGCGCCGACTGACCATTGCCCGCGGATTGGTGAACAGTCCAGAGATTTTCTTGCTGGATGAGCCAACCACCGGCCTCGACCCGCAGGCTCGTCACATTCTCTGGGACCGCCTGTTCCGTCTAAAGGAGCAGGGTGTAACCCTGGTAATTACCACTCACTACATGGATGAAGCCGAGCAGCTCTGCGATCGGCTAATTGTGATGGACAAGGGCAAAATCATGGCCGAAGGAAGCCCGGCTGACCTGATCAAGCGGTACGCAACCAAAGAGGTACTTGAGGTGCGCTTTGGCTCTGACAAAAACGCGATTGCTGCCGAGACCATAAGTCAGCTGGGACGCCGCATGGAGGTGCTGCCTGATCGAGTCTTGGTCTACTCAGAAAACGGTGAGCACGACCTTCAGCAAATTATTGAGCTGGGTCTCGAACCGCTAACTTCTTTGGTGCGCCGAAGCTCACTCGAGGACGTCTTCTTGCGTCTAACCGGCCGAACCCTGATTGACTAA
- the ribH gene encoding 6,7-dimethyl-8-ribityllumazine synthase, giving the protein MSGAGAPKLSIDASGLQIAIVVTSWHTEITGGLLAGAERALKAAGNDTYEIWRVPGAFELPLGAQKAIDAGADAVIALGVVIQGETPHFDYVCRAATDGLNRVQLDSGVPVGFGLLTVDNEQQALDRAGLPNSKEDKGAEAVEAAVLMARL; this is encoded by the coding sequence ATGAGTGGAGCGGGAGCCCCAAAACTAAGCATCGATGCATCAGGGTTGCAGATTGCGATTGTCGTAACCAGCTGGCACACCGAAATCACAGGCGGTCTTCTGGCCGGTGCTGAGCGTGCACTTAAGGCTGCCGGCAACGACACCTACGAAATTTGGCGTGTACCTGGCGCTTTTGAGTTGCCTCTCGGTGCTCAAAAAGCCATCGATGCCGGTGCAGATGCAGTAATTGCACTGGGCGTTGTAATTCAGGGTGAGACCCCTCACTTTGATTACGTTTGCAGAGCTGCTACTGATGGCCTAAACCGCGTTCAGTTAGACAGCGGTGTTCCGGTTGGCTTTGGTTTGCTAACCGTTGACAACGAGCAGCAAGCTCTTGACCGTGCCGGTCTACCAAACTCGAAAGAAGACAAGGGTGCCGAAGCGGTTGAAGCCGCTGTGCTGATGGCTAGACTCTAA